From Anopheles funestus chromosome 3RL, idAnoFuneDA-416_04, whole genome shotgun sequence, a single genomic window includes:
- the LOC125772019 gene encoding uncharacterized protein LOC125772019 yields the protein MVAKSFIMMCKILCVLIASANLLTMAYTVYMIMHYMDDQPLLEIFISPCLANMVLAVLLVIGIATEEISLIRLFKIFLYAQLVFALLMVVYGHRFFESIKMPFLVKVCFSIMFVVCGIELVLVSATIESLRKKLNPAEGLVVYMPVVQSV from the exons ATGGTAGCCAAGAGCTTCATCATGATGTGCAAAATACTCTGCGTACTGATTGCTTCGGCCAATCTGCTCACGATGGCGTACACGGTGTACATGATCATGCACTACATGGACGATCAAC CGCTACTCGAAATATTCATATCACCGTGTCTTGCCAACATGGTACTGGCCGTGCTTTTAGTAATAGGAATTGCGACG GAAGAAATCTCTCTCATAAGgctgtttaaaatatttctctaTGCTCAGCTCGTATTCGCACTGCTGATGGTGGTTTACGGTCATCGGTTTTTCGAAAGCATCAAAATGCCATTCTTGGTTAAGGTTTGCTTCAGTATTATGTTCG TTGTCTGCGGTATAGAGCTAGTCCTTGTGTCGGCCACAATCGAATCGCTGCGCAAGAAACTGAATCCAGCCGAAGGGCTGGTAGTGTACATGCCCGTTGTACAATCGGTCTAA